In Dryobates pubescens isolate bDryPub1 chromosome 8, bDryPub1.pri, whole genome shotgun sequence, a genomic segment contains:
- the ALOX5 gene encoding polyunsaturated fatty acid 5-lipoxygenase isoform X2 encodes MGDYLEFPCYRWITDEKEIVLRDGRAKLPRDDKTQILKQHRRKELETRQKTYRWKEWHPGFPLSIDARSHSDLPRDIQFDNEKGIDFILNYSKAMENLYINRFMHMFQSSWSDFADFERIFVRISNTISEYVMQHWKEDFMFGYQFLNGCNPVLIRRCTEIPKKLPVTMDMVECSLERNLTLEEEVKQGNIFIVDYELLDGVDANKTDPCTIQYLAAPICLLYKNLENKIVPIAIQLSQKPGPDNPIFLPSDDTYDWLLAKIWVRSSDFHIHQTVTHLLRTHLVSEVFSIAMFRQLPAVHPLFKLLVPHMRFTIAINTKAREQLICECGLFDKANATGGGGHVQMVQKAMKDLTYSSLCFPEEIKAKGMDSKEDIPYYYYRDDGIKVWEAIKSFAADVIHIYYENDEVVCEDVELQAFVKDIYVYGMRGVKASGFPKTIRTREKLAEYLTVIIFTTSAQHAAVNFGQYDWCSWIPNAPPTMRCPPPTQKGTVTIEQIVETLPDRGRSCWHLGAVWALSQFQDNELFLGMYPDEHFVEKPVKEAMAKFRRNLDEIVSAITERNKNKKLPYYYLSPDRIPNSVAV; translated from the exons CAAAGCTTCCCCGGGATGACAAGACCCAGATTCTCAAGCAGCACAGACGCAAAGAGCTCGAGACTCGTCAAAAAACATACCG ATGGAAGGAGTGGCATCCAGGCTTTCCCCTGAGCATCGATGCCCGTTCTCACAGTGATCTGCCTCGTGACATCCAGTTTGACAATGAGAAAGGAATTGACTTCATCCTGAACTACTCTAAAGC tatGGAGAATCTGTATATCAACCGTTTCATGCACATGTTCCAGTCCTCCTGGAGTGATTTTGCAGATTTTGAGAGGATCTTTGTCAGAATCAGCAACACAATCTCTG AATATGTGATGCAGCACTGGAAGGAAGATTTTATGTTTGGCTACCAGTTCCTGAATGGATGCAATCCTGTGCTGATCCGGAGATGCACAGAGATACCCAAGAAGTTGCCTGTCACTATGGATATGGTAGaatgcagtctggagaggaatcTGACCCTAGAGGAGGAAGTGAAG caagGAAACATTTTCATTGTGGACTATGAACTGCTGGATGGTGTGGATGCTAACAAAACAGACCCGTGCACAATCCAGTACTTGGCCGCACCCATCTGTCTGCTGTACAAGAATCTGGAGAATAAAATTGTACCCATTGCAATCCAG CTTAGTCAAAAGCCTGGGCCAGACAATCCCATATTCCTTCCCTCAGATGACACATATGATTGGCTGCTAGCTAAAATTTGGGTTCGCTCATCTGATTTCCACATTCACCAAACGGTGACTCATCTCTTACGGACACACTTGGTCTCGGAGGTGTTCAGCATAGCTATGTTccggcagctgcctgctgtacATCCCCTCTTCAAG CTCTTGGTGCCACACATGCGGTTCACAATAGCCATCAATACCAAAGCCCGAGAACAGCTTATCTGTGAATGTGGCCTTTTTGATAAG GCAAATGCTACAGGTGGAGGAGGACATGTACAAATGGTGCAGAAAGCAATGAAGGATCTGACTTATAgctccctctgcttccctgaGGAGATCAAAGCTAAAGGGATGGACAGCAAAGAGGATATCCCTTACTATTATTACCGGGATGATGGCATTAAAGTCTGGGAGGCTATAAAGAG TTTTGCAGCGGATGTGATTCACATCTACTATGAGAATGATGAAGTGGTGTGTGAGGATGTGGAGCTCCAGGCCTTTGTCAAAGACATTTATGTCTATGGGATGAGGGGCGTGAAGGCCTCAG GATTTCCCAAGACAATCAGGACACGAGAGAAGCTAGCAGAATATCTCACAGTGATAATATTCACCACATCAGCCCAGCATGCAGCTGTGAATTTTGGTCAG TATGACTGGTGTTCCTGGATTCCCAATGCCCCACCAACAATGCGCTGCCCTCCTCCAACACAAAAGGGGACAGTCACCATAGAGCAAATTGTGGAGACTCTACCAGACAGGGGACGTTCATGTTGGCATCTTGGAGCTGTCTGGGCCTTGAGCCAGTTTCAGGACAATGAA CTGTTTCTGGGCATGTACCCAGACGAGCACTTCGTGGAGAAGCCGGTGAAAGAGGCCATGGCAAAGTTCCGCAGGAACCTGGACGAGATCGTCAGCGCCATCACAGAGCGCAACAAGAATAAAAAGCTTCCTTACTACTACCTTTCCCCCGATCGCATTCCCAACAGTGTTGCTGTTTGA